The Dermacentor silvarum isolate Dsil-2018 chromosome 3, BIME_Dsil_1.4, whole genome shotgun sequence region TCTTTAATCTTTATGCAGTCTTCAGTTTTACTGTTCTTTAgtgtttttcataatatcgcgtgtttattccttttgtgagcTTTATtgtcaacatatggcacctgtattggcatgtcttgcactttgcagtgcaaccatctttgtgtacttgcgttcatcgaacgttgtgagaaaaaaaaagtgtgggttggcttactgagaatgacttgaaaataaaatgtttcgtctcttcctcGTGTTTATTttaaatgtctgcataaacacacagtggcatcgtgtgcttgctgctctggcggtacagcttacacgaagctactcgatgcatgcaagcaacgcgttaaaaaaatcgaaatatagcctccgggacgagcactcgcacggaagcaatcttggaggctgGGTAATGTTTCTGATCACTAgcagatagccttcgagattagtttttcCGCGGTCCAAATCTCCTGAGTCGGtgcagattccacacacccgctaggtgcgctgcgaaccaaaatcggccgcaggggcctatggaagtgtcctctcttatccttgtatatgttaaTCTATGGTTGaagcgcttgcagtccggctttgtcacactagaagattacccggttgcaggcgcctagcaaaaccatggtcggctgttcagctgttggctgctcaaattcaagcgttaaaggtaaactcatgtaatTACTACCTTGCAGCGTCCTTTGCTGAGGCAGCTGtacacaagcatcagaggcatgacTGCCGAcatccaaaactgaaccatcagtgaacaaaaagaaaatgaacgtacagtggcacttagcaggcggcgatgagctgtgtaagctTGGGCTGACACGGAATGATTACCCAAGATATtcctttctctaacattgactcaatcaacaataactatttcagtaatcgcatgcacatatagaggtattatgaaacatggttttacggcacaaatttaaacgggacacagcgagatacttacctaatactcgtaaccaacaagcccaccttagttccttgtaTACAGAAATAATATGCAGCTGTAATATGTCGGCGATGCGGCCATTTCCACATCTTGttgagaaaaaaagcaaaaacttctacgtaccacttcaaatgaacctcgagttttgaccaagaaatgccgttgacagcgcgcagttttcaaacattttgagCACTTCATTTTCGAAtgacgctagctgcgccgttactgacgatatcggttgcagcgacgaccacagggcagtatttaccaggctgctatagccatcgtCTGAGCACCCGAGCACCCGATACAAGTAATGCTtgtatacgcttgataaattatcggataacaataactttttcacctgtccgACTGACCCGCTGTCAGAGCAGTCATTGatggtgcgtccaagcaacggcaaatgtcgtagagctaaacctggcagaaacaaaaaaggccgctgAAAAGAAAACCAGCATTCCTTTATGAacaaaagcgtatccttgcctttcttggctcgtcatcgtcgcgcccagaaggaactgaaacctagaaatccgCTGCATttatggtacgacattgctggtcgacaaagcgtaCGGAAAGCTTCACACGACTGACAgctgaaaccgcgtagaaaaacacgtgcgccgggcatgccgctgcgtcgtccgtcgaaccgggagctgctagcagacggagcgccccacaattccctgcgattgatcgttttacgggtcacctattcgcaAACGCGTACGAAGGGATTCTTAAGTGAGAGGAGGAAACTATAGAAAGAACATTGCACAAAGCGAATGAaagacgtgagtgacgtcatCTTGCTCAGAACTGATGTTAGTTTGGGGTTTAGAATAATTATCTCCAGCCAATTATAGGATGGCGATGGTGGCCGTTTGCTGTCGATTTTTCTGGTCGTCTGGTCTTCTTATGCATGGCTTGTTGACTGTTACTGGCTTTGTGCATATAACAAAAATTGTAGTGGCGTCTTTGTGAGCGTTATGCGGCGCACTTTTTTACCAAGAACGAAGTGTCTCCAGTGTCCGGTGATTCTCGTcaaagtgtgtgcgtgcgtgcgtgtttgagCAAAACTCTTGTTAGATCAGTCCACATGATTTCTCTTCAATGGTGGTACGTGATTGTATttgccatttctttttcttctgtatgTCATCGTATTGGCGCGTCGCTCTATACATtaccgcacgactggccgcttgaggtaCTTTCTGTctattcgagggcttctttcacgctcgtaaaaacacttttatgtagcacgtatattGAGCAGCAAAAAGCTGcctcgggagtttttcatgttgctcgacaatgttctcattgacacgttttatctaattataatatttcagaagttcaaTCAATAATAAGGACTAACTCTGTAATTAGacgtaatgcaaaaaaaaaatatcggggTGTCTCGAAGCGGTGGtaaacaaaactttctttttgCCACGTTCTATGCTCTGCACATTTGTTCGAGGATACTTGCCTCTTTGTGCGGCACTAGGTCATTTTGGCATTACTACGCTTGCAAACTGCGCCATTTATTGAAAGCAATGTTACTAGAAAGTTTTAGGTAAGTGGTAACCGGCAAAGAAGTTCGCAGTAGACGGCGCAGAGCGCGAGCTAAACCAGAGTTCGTCATTTTCGGCAGTCTTCTCAACGGTGAACGTTCTTGTCTTCGCGAAGGGTCTACTTTAGCTTTTATTGCCGTTTTTATTCTTAATTCTTTTCAGATGCGGAGTCCACTGAGCACCACCATTGGCCACGGACTTTTCTTCAGTCGAGCAGCATTGGTCGTCTTCGCGTCACTCGCAGCAATCTTGATGGCCGTCATGGCTATCGCACTGCTGCTTATGTCCATGCACCAACCAACCCTCAAAGATCTGTGCATCGCGGAAGACTGTCACGTTCATGCAGCACTACTGGACAACGCCATAAACCAAAGCATCGATGCCTGTGAAGACTTTCGCGCTCACGTTTGTTCCAAATGGTCCCCACCGGGTGAGAGGAGGCAGCTGCGAGACTTTGACACGTCCGTCTTGGAAGACATGGTGCTTTCTTGGTTATTCGGTTTAGAGGAGACCCTCCTGAAAGGCTCGCGAAAGTTCCCAGTAGGCCACAAAGCGTTACTGATGTTCCAATCCTGCATGAGCGGCCCCTCCGAGTACGGCTCAACGCTGGGCCAATTTCTCAAGTTTATCGAAGAGCTCGGCTTGTCCTGGCCAGAACGTCCAAAGCAGCAGATCGATGCTCTGGAGGTGCTCCTCACGTTGGCTCACGAATGGCATGTCGAGTTCTGGTTCTCCGTGCAGATCGTTCTGTATGGTCAAGGGACAAGGGAATTCTGGCGACTCTCTTTGGAACCCGCTCCCCAGCTGCCCTTCTACCTCCAGCACCACCACAGTGTCATCAACTCTGGGGGATACTACGAGTACTGGAGCCAGTTCTATACGGCATTCACCAACAGTAACCCCGTCAACAGTGAGCGGCGAGCCACAGATGCTGCCCGCCTAGAGGGCGACATACTCGAGGCCCTCAACCAAGCCCTTCACGTGTCGCCCAGAAAAGCGACGGGGTTCTCTCTTGGAGAAATGGAAGTGTACACGCCGAGCATAGACTCCGACCGGTGGCTGGAATGTCTGCAGAAGGTCACCAACATGGACCCCGCGCTGAAGCAACGGGATGATGTTGTCGTCAGCAACGTGAAGTTCCTGCTCACTGTGGGGGAGCTTTTCGGCAACTATTCGAACGAGCAAATTCTGGCGTTTCTAGCGTGGCAATTCGTTGAGCACTACGGTCCGGTTGCCGACAGCCGCCTACTATGGACGAGGTATGGGGACCAGACGATAGCCGATACACTGAGACCAGCATTTTGCGGCTTTCACATTGAAGTGGCCTACAAGGCAGTGTTACTGGCAATGCAGTTTGCGCTCAAGATTACGAAAGAAGACCGGTTGGAGATATACCGAGGATTCCGCCGCCTGAGTTCGAAGGCCGTGCACTTGGTGCGCTCATCTGCGTGGCTGGACTCTGAGAGTAAGGATTCAATGGCAGCGAAGCTTAGAAGACTTGAGTTGGAGGTCTGGCCTCCGGCGGAGTACTTGACCAACGAAAGTCTAGAAGAGGTATTCCATACTTACCCCGAACACGAGAAAACGTTCGGAAGCTACTGGATCAAATCTATTCAGAGTCTGCGCACCACGAAGAAGGATTCGCTATACAAACGTGTGCGTAGGCTGCCGCTAAACTACGCACAGCCCTATTTCGTACACGACAATTTCAATAAC contains the following coding sequences:
- the LOC119444744 gene encoding neprilysin-1 translates to MAIALLLMSMHQPTLKDLCIAEDCHVHAALLDNAINQSIDACEDFRAHVCSKWSPPGERRQLRDFDTSVLEDMVLSWLFGLEETLLKGSRKFPVGHKALLMFQSCMSGPSEYGSTLGQFLKFIEELGLSWPERPKQQIDALEVLLTLAHEWHVEFWFSVQIVLYGQGTREFWRLSLEPAPQLPFYLQHHHSVINSGGYYEYWSQFYTAFTNSNPVNSERRATDAARLEGDILEALNQALHVSPRKATGFSLGEMEVYTPSIDSDRWLECLQKVTNMDPALKQRDDVVVSNVKFLLTVGELFGNYSNEQILAFLAWQFVEHYGPVADSRLLWTRYGDQTIADTLRPAFCGFHIEVAYKAVLLAMQFALKITKEDRLEIYRGFRRLSSKAVHLVRSSAWLDSESKDSMAAKLRRLELEVWPPAEYLTNESLEEVFHTYPEHEKTFGSYWIKSIQSLRTTKKDSLYKRVRRLPLNYAQPYFVHDNFNNTVSVAIAAVSRPLFYSKGTRAMFYGGIGFSIALELVKALDREGLRWDAAGNVHSVISKNSTAAYDARDSCLNNSEECDDSLFPEIPAMEIAYSAFLDATKEAEKELPISQSFTETQVFFLTVCYMTCSLKGVINPFSANCNKLVRNSLAFANAFACPLGSKMNPLKKCTLFG